In a genomic window of Streptomyces roseoviridis:
- a CDS encoding MaoC family dehydratase — translation MRYFEDFRPGDVHELGTVTVTAEEVLDFGKRFDPQPFHTDPELAEDSPFGGLIASGFHTQAMFMRRYVDGLLAYSACMGSPGIDEVRYLRPVRPGDVLRARVEILGATPSPFNPTSGTVKPRCTLVAADGTAVFSMILHSIFRRRPAGAEAAHQSSMPAAADPAGCCSRPAQSPVAAVAPAATGTPAAVAVPVSG, via the coding sequence CTTCGAGGACTTCCGGCCCGGTGACGTCCACGAGCTGGGCACCGTCACCGTCACGGCGGAGGAGGTGCTGGACTTCGGAAAGCGCTTCGACCCGCAGCCCTTCCACACGGACCCCGAGCTCGCCGAGGACTCGCCGTTCGGCGGGCTGATCGCCAGCGGCTTCCACACCCAGGCGATGTTCATGCGCCGCTACGTCGACGGACTGCTCGCCTACAGCGCCTGCATGGGCTCGCCCGGCATCGACGAGGTCCGCTACCTGCGGCCCGTACGCCCCGGTGACGTCCTCAGGGCGCGGGTGGAGATCCTTGGCGCGACCCCGTCGCCGTTCAACCCCACCAGCGGCACCGTCAAGCCGCGCTGCACGCTGGTGGCCGCCGACGGGACGGCCGTGTTCAGCATGATCCTGCACAGCATCTTCCGGCGCCGTCCCGCCGGAGCCGAGGCCGCCCATCAGTCGTCGATGCCCGCGGCCGCGGATCCGGCCGGGTGCTGCTCGCGCCCCGCGCAGAGCCCGGTCGCGGCGGTCGCCCCCGCCGCGACCGGCACCCCGGCCGCCGTCGCCGTGCCGGTCTCCGGCTGA